Below is a genomic region from Estrella lausannensis.
TCGGAATATTCGTCTTCGGCAGCGCCTTCGCGCAGAGTCTTGCCTTCAACCGAAAGGGTTTGGTTTGAAAGTATGTTCGACTCCTCGAGTGAGACGACATGTTTGAAAACAACGTGTACGGAAGAGACGTGGAGTCCGGTCAGGCGGGTGACCTCTTCAGCAATCTTTGTCTGCAACTCCTCGGCCTTTTCAGGGATGCTTGCGCCATAGCATATATTGACTTCAACCCTGATGCCAACGGATTGCTGCTTCAGATCTTGTTCAATAGTAATACCCTTGATGCTCTCTTGGGTCGATGGTGTGAAGATAGAGGCAATGAAGCTACCCTCGACCGGAGCAACTCCTTCAATGCTGCGTATGCACTCCAAGACAATGCCTTGAAAAACGCGGTCTTCAATATCGCGTATGTAGAGGGTTTCGGGGAACTTGAGCTCGCGCGAGTCTAACCCTTTAACTTTTGCTTCCGATTTTTTATCAGCCATAGGTCCCTTCTGGTGAAGCACTGAGCTCCGTTCTATATTAACGCATCTAAAGAGAAGTCTGCCAATTCGGTTTCTATCTGTCCCGAGGGGCAAAAGAGCCCAAAATCAAAGGGATCCGCATCGGTAGGCAGTCTCTTGGTGTGAATCTTAAGCTATCCCTCTTAAATTCGTCAAATATAAGAAACCGAGGAGTGGACAGCCTTTAATAGGCTCTCCATGAGAGCCTGGTAATGGATTCGTTTAACAGTCTCTTGAGTTTCGAGAAAAATATTCGTTAAAGGATTATCTGTAAATTTTTAACGATCTTATAATCAAATTCACGAATAAAGCGTACTGATTTGCGATAGAAGAGTGTCTCGTAGGAAATAGTGATAGAAAATTACGGGGAAGAGCAATAAAATGAGAGGATATATTCATATTGTAGGTTTTCCATGCTTTTTTTCTCTTTGATCGCTTACGCGTTTTTTGGAACATGCGCATCCATCATGGCCAAAAAAAGAGGAAAAGATCCGGCGAAGTGGTTTTTTCTGGGGATTCTCTTCGGCGTTTTTGCACTTCTGTGGTTACTTTTTACCGGCAGGACAAGCGAGAGTGTCACGGATAGAAAGGCGAACGTCGCACCCGTCCAGCCTGAGGAAGAGCCGGAAGTTAACGGCCTCACGGCAGGGGAGTGGTACATGCTCGATGAAGAGCACAAACCGCAAGGCCCCCTTTCTTTCCGCGAGTTGCAGCGGAGAGCTGGTACGGGGACTCTTCATGGAAAGTCCTACGTTTGGAATGAGGCGCTGCCTGATTGGAAGAGAGTAGAGGATCTGATCGAGCTGAATGGGTTAATCGGACCGTGATACCACGCCTTGTTCAATATCTTCCCTTGAGTAAATCCAAAACGTTCCTTCTCCCAAAATACTCGCCACTCGGCTTGTCAGTT
It encodes:
- a CDS encoding Asp23/Gls24 family envelope stress response protein, with protein sequence MADKKSEAKVKGLDSRELKFPETLYIRDIEDRVFQGIVLECIRSIEGVAPVEGSFIASIFTPSTQESIKGITIEQDLKQQSVGIRVEVNICYGASIPEKAEELQTKIAEEVTRLTGLHVSSVHVVFKHVVSLEESNILSNQTLSVEGKTLREGAAEDEYSEEF
- a CDS encoding DUF4339 domain-containing protein, producing the protein MLFFSLIAYAFFGTCASIMAKKRGKDPAKWFFLGILFGVFALLWLLFTGRTSESVTDRKANVAPVQPEEEPEVNGLTAGEWYMLDEEHKPQGPLSFRELQRRAGTGTLHGKSYVWNEALPDWKRVEDLIELNGLIGP